The Flavobacterium johnsoniae genomic sequence TGTTTTAACTTTCGAACACTCTGAAAACGACCGCAAAATTGGTTACGATAAAGTAATCATGCAAGCGGGTGGAATTGGTTACGGAAAACTAGATCAATCAATTAAAAAGAAACCACAAGAAGGCGATAAAATCGTAATTCTTGGAGGAGAAAATTATAGAATCGGAATGGGTGGTGCTGCGGTTTCTTCTGCAGATACAGGAGCTTTCGGTTCAGGAATCGAATTAAATGCGATTCAGCGTTCAAATCCAGAAATGCAAAAACGTGCTGCCAACGCGATTCGTGGTTTAGTAGAAAGCGACAATAACCCAATTGTTTCGATTCACGATCACGGTGCGGGTGGACACTTAAACTGTCTTTCTGAATTAGTGGAAGAAACTGGAGGTTTAATCGATTTAGATAAATTACCGGTTGGAGATCCTACTCTTTCTGCAAAAGAAATTATCGGTAACGAATCTCAAGAAAGAATGGGATTGGTTATCGGTCAAAAAGATATTGATACGTTGCAAAGAATCGCCGACAGAGAGCGTTCGCCAATGTATGAGGTTGGAGATGTAACGGGAGATCACCGTTTTACATTCGAATCAAAATCAAATGGTTCAAAACCGATGGATTATGCTTTAGAAGATTTCTTCGGAAGTTCTCCAAAAACGGTTATGACAGATAAAACTATCGACAGAAAATATGCTGATGTAGCTTATTCAGCAAATGACTTCGAAAGTTATTTAAAAGACGTTTTACGTTTAGAAGCAGTTGCTTCAAAAGACTGGTTGACTAACAAAGTTGACCGTTGTGTTGGTGGAAAAGTGGCAAAACAACAAAATGCAGGTCCGTTACAATTGCCTTTAAATAATGTTGGAGTTATGGCTCTGGATTATTTAGGTAAAGAAGGAATTGCAACTTCTATTGGGCACGCTCCTATTGCGGCTTTGATTGATCCGGTTGCTGGATCTAGAAATGCTATTGCCGAATCGTTATCAAACATTGTTTGGGCGCCAATTAAAGATGGCTTAAAAGGAATTTCATTATCTGCAAACTGGATGTGGGCTTGTAAAAACGAAGGTGAAGACGCTCGTTTGTACGCTGCGGTTGAAGGTTGTTCAGAATTTGCAATCGAGTTGGGAATCAACATTCCGACAGGAAAAGATTCACTTTCGATGAAACAAAAATATCCAAATGACGAAGTAATCGCGCCGGGAACGGTTATTATTTCGGCTGGTGGAAATTGTACAGATATTAGAAAAGTAGTTGAACCAGTTTTACAGAAAAACGGAGATTCCATTTATTATATCAATTTGTCTCAGGATGATTTCAAATTAGGAGGTTCGTCTTTTGCACAAATCAGAAATACAATCGGAAACGAAACTTCCACTATAAAAGACGCTTCTTTCTTCAAAAATGCATTTAATACGATTCAGGAATTAATCGGCGAAAGCCAAATTTTAGCGGGTCACGATATCGGAAGCGGTGGTTTAATCACAACTTTATTAGAATTGTGTTTTGCTGATGTAAATCTTGGAGCTAAAATTGATTTCTCTACTTTCGCTGAAAAAGACTTATTAAAAATCCTTTTTGCTGAAAACATCGGAATTGTATTCCAAGCAAAATCAGATGAAGCTGTTGAAGATAAATTGAAAGCTAATAATATCGAATTCTTCAAAATTGGTTCTGCAACTTCTACAGCAACTTTAGAAATTGCAGATTACAAATTAGACATTCCAACTTATAGAGACGTTTGGTTTGAAACTTCTTATTTATTAGATCAAAAACAATCTAAAAACGGAACAGCAAAAGCACGTTTTGAAAACTATAAAAATCAGGTTTTAAATTATACTTTCCCAACACATTTTACAGGAAAGAAACCAGAAATCGACAATTCTAAACCAAGACCAAAAGCAGCTATTATTCGTGAAAAAGGAAGTAATTCTGAGCGTGAAATGGCAAATGCAATGTACTTGGCTGGTTTTGATGTAAAAGACGTTCACATGACGGATTTAATTTCTGGACGTGAAACGCTTGAAGATATTCAGTTTATTGGAGCTGTTGGAGGATTCTCTAACTCAGATGTTTTAGGTTCTGCTAAAGGTTGGGCGGGAGCTTTCTTATACAACGAAAAAGCAAAAACAGCTTTAGATAATTTCTTCAAAAGA encodes the following:
- the purL gene encoding phosphoribosylformylglycinamidine synthase — its product is MIHFFENQSKTVFAVQTQNEISAQDISKLNWLFADANKIEKSALTGFFVGPRATMITPWSTNAVEITQNMGISGIIRIEEFHPAKEDFTDFDPMLSQKFNELDQEIFTINIQPEPILEIDDIAAYNKVEGLALSEEEVDYLNNLSTKLGRKLTDSEIFAFSQANSEHCRHKIFNGTFVIDGEEKETSLFKLIKKTSQENPNDIVSAYKDNVAFVKGPKVQQFAPKSADKPDFYEIKEFDSVISLKAETHNFPTTVEPFNGAATGSGGEIRDRLAGGQGSLPLAGTAVYMTSYSRLKEDRKWENAVEERKWLYQTPMDILIKASNGASDFGNKFGQPLITGSVLTFEHSENDRKIGYDKVIMQAGGIGYGKLDQSIKKKPQEGDKIVILGGENYRIGMGGAAVSSADTGAFGSGIELNAIQRSNPEMQKRAANAIRGLVESDNNPIVSIHDHGAGGHLNCLSELVEETGGLIDLDKLPVGDPTLSAKEIIGNESQERMGLVIGQKDIDTLQRIADRERSPMYEVGDVTGDHRFTFESKSNGSKPMDYALEDFFGSSPKTVMTDKTIDRKYADVAYSANDFESYLKDVLRLEAVASKDWLTNKVDRCVGGKVAKQQNAGPLQLPLNNVGVMALDYLGKEGIATSIGHAPIAALIDPVAGSRNAIAESLSNIVWAPIKDGLKGISLSANWMWACKNEGEDARLYAAVEGCSEFAIELGINIPTGKDSLSMKQKYPNDEVIAPGTVIISAGGNCTDIRKVVEPVLQKNGDSIYYINLSQDDFKLGGSSFAQIRNTIGNETSTIKDASFFKNAFNTIQELIGESQILAGHDIGSGGLITTLLELCFADVNLGAKIDFSTFAEKDLLKILFAENIGIVFQAKSDEAVEDKLKANNIEFFKIGSATSTATLEIADYKLDIPTYRDVWFETSYLLDQKQSKNGTAKARFENYKNQVLNYTFPTHFTGKKPEIDNSKPRPKAAIIREKGSNSEREMANAMYLAGFDVKDVHMTDLISGRETLEDIQFIGAVGGFSNSDVLGSAKGWAGAFLYNEKAKTALDNFFKREDTLSVGICNGCQLFMELEVINPEHEVHGKMHHNESQKHESIFTSVTVQENNSVMLSTLAGSTLGVWVSHGEGKFKLPYAEDQYNIVSKYAYEGYPANPNGSDYNTAMMCDKTGRHLVMMPHIERSTFQWNWAHYPKDRNDEVSPWHEAFVNARKWIEKI